From Caloenas nicobarica isolate bCalNic1 chromosome 18, bCalNic1.hap1, whole genome shotgun sequence, a single genomic window includes:
- the C18H17orf75 gene encoding protein Njmu-R1 codes for MLPDGEEREPESSEEGGAAGEERRPERHGSTYHSLYGYCRPSGHGAAPGDGSAAETPAGEDFSLSLLDTNLPVEAETELRSFLAKRLTKGALFEGMGNVVSVGLSIPEHKVGCYYCRFQQENLLEMATLESDINAPEYVVCFLGGSEKGLELFRLELDKYIQSLKINLDLEQKTLEMSVKPHLSSWFENAICPIQRVVQLFQEKLAFLLHAALSYTPVEVKNADERTEKDISRFLAAASLQGLVQEGTMTSLCIAMTEEQHKSIAIDCAGPQPQLHNAGSNRFCEDWMHAFVNGAEGGNPFLFRQILENFKLKAIQDINNLKRFIRQAEMNHYALFKCYMFLKNCGSGDILLKIVKVEHAEMPEARNVVTVLEEFMRETSVA; via the exons aTGCTGCCGGACGGCGAGGAGCGGGAGCCGGAGAGCAGCGAGGAGGGCGGCGCTGCGGGCGAGGAGCGGCGGCCGGAGCGGCACGGCAGCACCTACCACAGCCTGTACGGCTACTGCAG ACCCTCCGGGCACGGAGCGGCCCCCGGCGATGGCAGCGCGGCGGAGACCCCGGCCGGCGAGGACTTCAG CCTCTCCTTGCTGGACACTAACTTACCAGTTGAAGCAGAGACTGAATTGCGCAGTTTTCTCGCTAAGCGTCTTACTAAAGGAGCCCTGTTTGAAGGAATGGGGAATGTAGTGTCAGTGGGGCTAag caTACCAGAACATAAAGTTGGTTGTTATTACTGTCGTTTCCAACAAGAAAATCTTCTAGAAATGGCAACACTGGAATCAGACATCAATGCTCCAGAATATGTGGTTTGTTTCTTAGGTGGCTCAGAGAAAGGTCTGGAACT GTTCAGACTTGAGTTGGACAAATACATTCAAAGTCTGAAGATAAACCTTGATTTGGAG CAAAAAACCTTGGAGATGTCTGTGAAGCCCCACTTGAGCAGCTGGTTTGAGAATGCCATCTGCCCTATTCAGAGGGTAGTACAGCTCTTCCAGGAGAAACTCGCCTTTTTGTTACATGCT gCTTTGAGTTACACTCCTGTGGAAgtaaaaaatgcagatgaaagaacagaaaaagacattAGCAG GTTTCTGGCAGCCGCCAGCCTCCAAGGGCTTGTTCAGGAGGGAACAATGACGTCCTTGTGTATCGCCATGACCGAGGAGCAGCACAAGTCAATCGCTATAGACTGCGCTGGACCTCAGCCTCAGTTGCATAACGCAG GAAGCAACAGATTCTGCGAGGACTGGATGCATGCTTTTGTGAACGGTGCTGAAGGTGGAAATCCGTTTCTCTTCCGGCAAATTTTGGAAAACTTTAAATTGAAG GCTATACAGGACATTAACAACCTGAAGAGGTTTATCCGCCAGGCTGAAATGAACCACTACGCCTTGTTCAAGTGTTACATGTTTCTGAAGAACTGCGGCAGTGGAGACATCCTTCTGAAGATTGTTAAAGTAGAACATGCAGAAATGCCAGAAGCCAGAAACGTAGTGACCGTCCTTGAGGAATTCATGAGAGAAACATCAGTGGCTTAA